One genomic segment of Marinitoga litoralis includes these proteins:
- a CDS encoding electron transfer flavoprotein subunit alpha/FixB family protein, whose product MNKDVWVYIEIDDENIKKVSLELLNEGRKLADKLNSNLIAIYINNNDLSSEIGKYNVDKIIHLYNKDIKHYDTQIYTKAISDLALEKKPYIFLIGATHQGRDLAPRIAARLNTGLTADCTNLDLDENGLLLQTRPAFGGNIMATIICPKNLPQMATVRPGVFEKPEVNENKKYHFKKYHFEPAESLIEIINLIKKEASGKDITESDVIVAGGRGLGNPNGFKLLEDLASELNGVVAASRAVVDAGWANHNIQVGQTGKTVKPKIYIACGISGAIQHIAGMKDSKCIIAINKNKDAPIFKVADYGIVGDLYEVIPLFIKKLKELKN is encoded by the coding sequence ATGAATAAAGATGTATGGGTTTATATTGAAATAGATGATGAAAATATAAAAAAAGTTAGTTTAGAATTGCTAAATGAAGGTAGAAAATTAGCTGATAAATTGAATTCAAATTTAATAGCAATATATATTAATAATAATGACTTATCCTCAGAAATTGGTAAATATAATGTGGATAAAATAATCCATTTATATAACAAAGATATAAAACATTATGATACTCAGATATATACAAAGGCTATTTCAGATTTAGCATTGGAAAAAAAACCTTATATTTTTTTAATTGGCGCAACACATCAAGGAAGAGATTTGGCTCCTAGAATTGCTGCTAGGTTAAATACAGGATTAACTGCTGATTGTACTAATTTAGATTTAGATGAAAATGGATTATTATTACAAACAAGACCAGCTTTTGGTGGAAATATTATGGCTACTATTATTTGTCCAAAAAATTTACCACAAATGGCTACAGTTAGACCAGGAGTTTTTGAAAAACCTGAAGTCAATGAAAATAAAAAATATCATTTTAAAAAATATCATTTTGAACCTGCTGAATCTTTAATTGAAATTATAAATTTAATAAAAAAAGAAGCATCAGGGAAAGATATAACAGAAAGTGATGTAATCGTCGCTGGTGGAAGAGGGTTAGGAAATCCTAATGGTTTTAAATTATTAGAGGATTTAGCCTCTGAATTAAATGGTGTTGTTGCAGCATCAAGAGCTGTTGTGGATGCAGGGTGGGCGAATCATAATATTCAAGTTGGTCAAACGGGAAAAACTGTTAAACCAAAAATATATATAGCTTGTGGTATATCAGGAGCAATTCAACACATAGCAGGAATGAAAGATTCAAAATGCATAATTGCTATTAATAAAAATAAAGATGCACCTATATTTAAAGTTGCAGATTATGGAATTGTTGGAGACTTATATGAAGTTATACCTCTTTTTATAAAAAAATTAAAAGAACTTAAGAATTAA
- a CDS encoding electron transfer flavoprotein subunit beta/FixA family protein, with product MRIVVCIKQVPDTTELKIDPVTGTLIRKGIPSIMNFDDKAALEEALKIKDKHGAQVIAISMGPNQAVEVLEEALAMGADEAILISDKKYSGSDTWATSNVLSEAIKYIDFDVIFTGRQAIDGDTAQVGPQIAEKLNIPQITYVKDIDYNGEFFIVNREMDYYIETLKVKPPVLFTILKEANQPRYMNIRNLVDICSNENKIKIINNDNLKLPDEIIGLNGSPTKVKKTFTPELSKKGIILEGNLLENIETLISNLKERHLI from the coding sequence ATGAGAATTGTTGTTTGTATTAAACAAGTTCCAGATACAACAGAATTAAAAATTGATCCTGTTACAGGAACACTAATAAGAAAAGGTATACCTTCTATAATGAATTTTGATGACAAAGCTGCTTTAGAAGAAGCTTTAAAAATAAAAGATAAACATGGAGCACAAGTAATTGCAATATCAATGGGGCCGAACCAAGCTGTTGAAGTTTTAGAAGAGGCTTTAGCAATGGGAGCTGATGAAGCAATACTAATTAGCGATAAAAAATATAGTGGGTCAGATACATGGGCTACTTCAAACGTTTTAAGTGAAGCTATTAAATATATTGATTTTGATGTCATATTCACAGGAAGACAAGCTATAGATGGTGATACTGCACAAGTTGGACCGCAAATAGCTGAAAAATTAAATATTCCACAAATTACTTATGTAAAAGATATTGATTATAATGGTGAATTTTTCATAGTTAATAGAGAAATGGATTATTATATAGAAACACTTAAAGTCAAACCACCTGTATTATTTACTATTTTAAAAGAAGCAAATCAACCTAGATATATGAATATAAGGAATTTGGTTGATATATGCTCTAACGAAAATAAAATTAAGATCATTAATAATGATAATTTAAAATTGCCAGATGAAATTATAGGTTTGAATGGTTCTCCTACAAAAGTCAAAAAAACTTTCACACCTGAACTTTCAAAAAAAGGAATTATTTTAGAAGGGAATCTTTTAGAAAATATTGAAACTTTAATTTCAAATCTAAAAGAAAGACATTTAATTTAA
- a CDS encoding patatin-like phospholipase family protein: MNYGIALGSGGIRGMAHIALLEYLEEKYDEKPTAISGCSAGSIIGALYALEPNSKLIMKKFNYLISHSSKEILFIKKNLDNKVTGFAKLLSSPGILNNDLLFKLLKSLFYKKKFSDCKIPFGVVTVDLESENIEEITEGYILDAVMASSNVPAAFTPKLLGGMTLVDGAVLEEVPVGLCKKLGAKYIIASHIPQSNNKFKDGLEYINYISSISDEYIIENTLKLADEVYIFDSQYEWYEFDKYKEIYYEAKKKLEKRKLGEINGEN; this comes from the coding sequence ATGAATTATGGTATTGCCTTAGGTAGTGGTGGCATACGAGGTATGGCACATATTGCTTTATTAGAATATTTAGAAGAAAAATATGATGAAAAACCTACAGCCATTTCTGGCTGTAGTGCTGGTTCTATTATAGGTGCTTTATATGCATTAGAACCTAATAGTAAATTGATAATGAAAAAATTTAACTATTTAATTTCCCACTCTTCTAAAGAAATATTGTTTATTAAAAAGAACTTAGATAATAAAGTAACTGGTTTTGCTAAATTATTATCTTCACCAGGTATATTAAATAATGACTTATTGTTTAAGCTTTTAAAATCATTATTTTATAAAAAAAAGTTTTCAGATTGTAAAATACCTTTTGGAGTAGTTACAGTTGATTTAGAATCGGAAAATATTGAAGAAATAACTGAAGGTTACATATTAGATGCAGTTATGGCTTCTTCAAATGTTCCAGCTGCCTTTACCCCTAAATTATTAGGTGGTATGACATTAGTCGATGGGGCCGTTTTAGAAGAAGTTCCTGTAGGATTGTGTAAAAAATTAGGTGCTAAATACATTATAGCTTCACATATACCGCAAAGCAATAATAAGTTTAAAGATGGTCTTGAATATATAAATTATATATCTTCAATTAGCGATGAGTACATCATAGAAAATACACTAAAATTAGCTGATGAAGTTTATATTTTTGATTCTCAATATGAATGGTATGAATTTGATAAATATAAAGAAATTTATTACGAAGCCAAGAAAAAATTAGAAAAAAGAAAGCTTGGTGAAATAAATGGAGAAAATTAA
- the serS gene encoding serine--tRNA ligase, which translates to MIDIKLLRKDPNLFIDALKKRNHETDIIDQILSLDEEKRNIQKEVENLRSYRNSFSKQIAKLKAEGNEEEVNKIMKESKDIGNKIKELDEKMKEIEEKINLKLLYIPNVPDESVPVGKSEEDNVEIRKWGTPRKFDFEPKAHWDLGPDLGMLDFERASKMSGSRFSIIKSQLARLERALINFMLDVHTKEHGYIEIVPPHLVKRETMLGTGQLPKFEEDAYNTKDDDLFLIPTAEVTLAGMHQNEVLSFKDLPLKYVAYTPCYRREAGSYGKDVRGIIRQHQFDKVELFWYSTPEESSNALEELTSHAEKILQLLELPYRVITLCTGDLGFGAAKTYDLEVWLPSYNSYKEISSCSNVKDFQGRRGNTRYRTRENKMEYVHTLNGSGLAVGRTLVAIMENYQMEDGRIKVPEVLIPYMGMEVIG; encoded by the coding sequence ATGATAGACATTAAATTATTAAGAAAAGATCCAAACCTATTTATTGATGCTTTAAAGAAAAGAAATCATGAAACTGATATAATTGATCAAATATTATCTTTAGATGAAGAAAAAAGAAATATCCAAAAAGAAGTGGAAAATTTAAGATCATATAGAAATTCATTCTCAAAACAAATAGCGAAGTTAAAAGCAGAAGGAAATGAAGAAGAAGTTAATAAAATTATGAAGGAATCAAAAGACATAGGAAATAAGATTAAAGAATTAGATGAAAAAATGAAGGAAATTGAAGAGAAAATAAACCTTAAATTACTATATATTCCAAATGTACCTGATGAATCCGTACCTGTTGGAAAATCAGAAGAAGATAATGTAGAAATAAGAAAATGGGGAACTCCAAGGAAATTTGACTTTGAACCTAAAGCTCACTGGGATTTAGGACCAGATTTAGGAATGTTAGATTTTGAAAGAGCATCAAAAATGAGTGGTTCAAGATTTTCTATAATAAAATCTCAATTAGCTAGATTAGAAAGAGCATTAATAAATTTCATGTTAGATGTACATACAAAAGAGCATGGATATATAGAAATAGTTCCACCTCATTTAGTTAAAAGAGAAACTATGTTAGGTACAGGTCAATTACCAAAATTTGAAGAAGACGCTTATAATACAAAAGATGATGATTTATTCTTAATTCCTACCGCTGAAGTTACTTTAGCTGGTATGCATCAAAATGAAGTTTTGAGTTTTAAAGATTTACCTTTAAAATATGTTGCATATACTCCATGTTATAGAAGAGAAGCTGGAAGTTATGGAAAAGATGTTAGAGGTATAATAAGACAACATCAATTTGATAAAGTAGAATTATTCTGGTACTCTACTCCTGAAGAATCAAGCAATGCTTTAGAAGAATTAACTTCTCATGCAGAAAAAATATTACAATTATTAGAATTACCTTATAGGGTTATTACATTATGTACTGGGGATTTAGGCTTTGGAGCTGCAAAAACATATGATTTAGAAGTTTGGTTACCAAGTTATAATTCATATAAAGAAATATCATCTTGTAGTAATGTAAAAGATTTTCAAGGAAGAAGAGGAAACACTAGATATAGAACAAGAGAAAATAAAATGGAATATGTACACACATTAAATGGATCAGGATTAGCTGTAGGAAGAACTTTAGTTGCTATTATGGAAAATTATCAAATGGAAGATGGCCGAATAAAAGTTCCTGAAGTTTTAATTCCATATATGGGCATGGAGGTAATTGGTTAA
- a CDS encoding 16S rRNA (uracil(1498)-N(3))-methyltransferase, whose amino-acid sequence MPNAFYGNLFNNKIVLDKDETAHIKIVRLNVNDEIKVFDGIGNIYYCKIEKIKKNETICEIIKSEYNNKVYKPIINFYMGASKFDRMKILIEKLVELRVNNIFIYHSEKSQLKFKSLEKFKKTVIESSKQSENPLFPNIDFVNYNEIFNTKNAILLDLKSNIILKNVLEEFDSPEEISVVLGPDMGFSENELNNIPNNIRKVNLGNTIMRFETAGIFTISILNYYYNRLHI is encoded by the coding sequence ATGCCAAATGCCTTTTATGGAAATCTGTTTAATAATAAAATTGTATTAGATAAAGATGAAACAGCCCATATAAAAATAGTTAGACTAAATGTAAATGATGAAATTAAAGTATTTGATGGTATAGGAAATATATATTATTGTAAAATTGAAAAAATCAAAAAGAATGAAACAATATGCGAAATTATTAAATCGGAATATAATAATAAAGTTTATAAACCTATAATTAATTTTTATATGGGAGCTAGTAAATTTGACAGAATGAAAATCCTTATTGAAAAACTTGTAGAGTTAAGAGTAAATAATATTTTTATTTACCATAGTGAAAAATCACAATTAAAATTTAAATCTCTAGAAAAATTTAAAAAAACTGTTATTGAAAGTTCTAAACAATCTGAAAATCCACTTTTTCCTAATATTGATTTTGTTAATTACAATGAGATATTTAATACAAAAAATGCGATATTACTTGATTTGAAATCAAATATAATATTAAAAAATGTTTTAGAGGAATTTGATTCTCCTGAGGAAATTTCAGTTGTTTTAGGTCCTGATATGGGATTTTCTGAAAATGAATTAAATAATATTCCAAATAACATAAGAAAAGTTAATTTAGGAAATACAATAATGCGATTTGAAACGGCTGGAATATTCACTATCAGTATTTTAAATTATTATTATAACAGATTACATATTTGA
- a CDS encoding LptA/OstA family protein, which yields MKKIILIAFATLLSIIIFSSTIHVGADIVEGGDDFYVLKNNVKVKKDNLEVITDLATVTLINEEWRKLESSGKIIINTDTMEATSNILNYDLKNDEGTLKENVETKINLEDEKVIFIFCDKINFNNKNKTYSGTSYGEKLVKIIKEDYEIYAKNFTYDENTKLLVLEDSVIIKNEKKNINMETSKATFKTDKNEISAQKVKLTLEIKDEEENK from the coding sequence ATGAAAAAAATCATTTTAATTGCATTTGCTACATTATTATCTATAATCATTTTTTCTTCTACAATTCATGTTGGGGCTGATATAGTAGAAGGTGGGGATGATTTTTACGTTTTAAAAAATAACGTTAAGGTAAAAAAAGATAATTTAGAAGTTATCACAGATTTAGCTACCGTTACTTTAATTAATGAAGAATGGAGAAAATTAGAATCTTCCGGAAAAATTATTATAAATACTGATACAATGGAAGCAACCTCAAATATTTTGAATTATGATTTAAAAAATGATGAAGGAACTTTAAAAGAAAATGTTGAAACTAAAATAAATTTAGAAGATGAAAAAGTTATATTTATTTTTTGTGATAAAATAAATTTTAATAACAAAAATAAAACTTATTCTGGTACAAGTTATGGTGAAAAATTAGTAAAAATAATAAAGGAAGACTATGAAATTTATGCAAAAAATTTCACTTATGATGAAAATACAAAATTATTGGTTTTAGAAGATTCTGTAATAATTAAAAATGAAAAGAAAAATATTAATATGGAAACTTCAAAAGCCACATTCAAAACAGATAAAAACGAAATTTCAGCACAAAAGGTTAAATTAACTCTTGAAATAAAAGATGAGGAGGAAAATAAATGA
- a CDS encoding SDR family oxidoreductase, translating into MSKLVVISGGANNFGKGIAFGFIKEGWNVAIIDNDKKALEKINEKNLFKFHGDVSNENDIKNFYSEISNKYNRLDVIINNAAIGGFKNFFELTLDEWKKVIDINLTGYFLMVKYGSPLILENPGKGSIINISSTRAIMSEPGNEAYSTSKAGILGLTHALANSLGPNIRVNAISPGWILHENESIKDAEHKQHLVGRAGTIEDIFNLALFLANDKSGFITGQNFIIDGGMTKKMIYF; encoded by the coding sequence ATGAGTAAATTAGTCGTAATTAGTGGTGGTGCAAATAATTTTGGTAAAGGTATTGCTTTTGGTTTTATAAAAGAAGGATGGAATGTTGCTATTATAGATAATGATAAAAAGGCATTAGAAAAAATTAATGAAAAGAATTTATTCAAATTTCATGGAGATGTGTCTAATGAAAATGATATAAAAAACTTTTATAGCGAAATCAGCAATAAATACAATAGATTAGATGTAATTATTAATAATGCAGCTATTGGTGGATTCAAAAACTTTTTTGAATTAACCTTAGATGAATGGAAAAAGGTTATAGATATTAATTTAACCGGATATTTTTTAATGGTAAAATATGGTTCACCTTTAATATTAGAAAATCCAGGAAAAGGTAGTATAATTAACATATCTTCAACAAGAGCTATTATGTCTGAACCAGGAAATGAAGCATATAGTACATCTAAAGCAGGAATTTTAGGATTAACCCATGCTTTAGCAAATTCGTTAGGACCAAATATTAGGGTAAACGCTATTTCACCTGGTTGGATTTTACATGAAAATGAAAGCATTAAAGATGCAGAACATAAACAACATTTAGTTGGAAGGGCTGGAACCATTGAAGATATTTTTAATTTAGCTTTATTTTTAGCTAATGATAAAAGTGGTTTTATCACAGGACAAAATTTTATTATTGATGGAGGAATGACAAAAAAAATGATATATTTTTAA
- a CDS encoding acyl-CoA dehydrogenase: MEFQLNKLQLLVKKNTKELTEKEFKPLAQEIDDTGRFPKENVEKLKKYGYLGMNIPKEYGGAGADELCYVIAVEEISRYCATTGVILSAHNSLACWPIYYYGNDFQKEVFLKPLAKGEKLGAFALTEPNAGSDAGNQSTTAIKDGNKYILNGTKIFITNGGEADIYIIFASTNKALGAKGISAFIVEKNTPGFSVGKIENKMGIRGSATSELILDNVIIPEENLLGKENSGFKIALKTLDGGRIGIAAQALGIAQGAFDETVKYIKEREQFGRPISKFQSIQFTIAEMKTKLEAARALVYNAALKKMNSHDYSLEAAMAKYYASDVAMEITRKAVQLHGGYGYTKEYSVERMMRDAKITEIYEGTTEVQKMVIAANVLK; encoded by the coding sequence TTGGAATTTCAACTTAATAAACTTCAACTTTTAGTGAAAAAAAACACAAAAGAATTAACTGAAAAAGAATTTAAACCGCTAGCTCAAGAAATTGATGATACTGGAAGATTCCCAAAAGAAAATGTTGAAAAGCTAAAAAAATATGGATATTTAGGAATGAATATACCCAAGGAATATGGAGGAGCTGGCGCTGATGAATTATGTTATGTTATAGCAGTTGAAGAAATATCAAGGTATTGTGCAACAACTGGAGTTATTTTATCTGCTCATAATTCTTTGGCTTGCTGGCCAATTTACTATTATGGAAATGATTTTCAAAAAGAAGTTTTTTTAAAACCTTTAGCAAAAGGAGAAAAACTTGGTGCTTTTGCATTAACAGAACCAAATGCTGGAAGTGATGCTGGTAATCAGTCTACTACTGCTATTAAAGATGGGAATAAATATATTTTAAATGGTACAAAAATATTTATTACCAACGGTGGAGAAGCTGATATATACATTATCTTTGCTTCCACAAATAAGGCTTTAGGTGCAAAAGGAATTTCTGCTTTTATAGTTGAAAAAAATACTCCTGGTTTTAGTGTCGGTAAAATTGAAAATAAGATGGGAATAAGAGGTTCAGCTACTTCTGAATTAATTTTAGATAATGTAATAATTCCTGAAGAAAATTTATTAGGAAAAGAAAATAGCGGATTTAAAATTGCTTTAAAAACGTTAGATGGTGGAAGAATTGGCATTGCTGCACAAGCATTAGGAATTGCTCAAGGTGCTTTTGATGAAACAGTTAAATATATTAAAGAAAGAGAGCAATTTGGAAGACCAATTTCTAAATTTCAATCTATACAATTTACTATTGCTGAAATGAAAACAAAGTTAGAAGCAGCTAGAGCATTAGTGTATAATGCTGCATTAAAAAAAATGAATTCTCATGACTATTCTTTAGAAGCAGCTATGGCAAAATATTATGCTTCTGATGTTGCTATGGAAATCACTAGAAAAGCTGTTCAATTGCATGGTGGATATGGTTACACAAAAGAGTATTCTGTAGAAAGAATGATGAGAGATGCTAAAATAACTGAAATTTATGAAGGAACTACAGAAGTTCAAAAAATGGTAATTGCTGCTAATGTTTTAAAATAA